Proteins from a genomic interval of Arachis hypogaea cultivar Tifrunner chromosome 10, arahy.Tifrunner.gnm2.J5K5, whole genome shotgun sequence:
- the LOC112714793 gene encoding gamma-glutamyl peptidase 5 has translation MEEEMEKKRFGVLLCAEDSELVRKKYGGYFGVFVRMLAEEGERWDVYRVARGEFPDDDELALYNGFVITGSCNDAHGNDPWIHQLLNLLQKLNSINKKVLGICFGHQILGRALGGKVCRSPSGWDIGIRTVNLSSSSSLKLPSKLSIIECHRDEIWELPPKAEVIAWSEKTGIEMFRYGDHIMGIQGHPEYTKDILFHLIDRLTQHNYIHQDFAMESRLKVAMWEPDKDSWKRICVSFLKGPL, from the exons atggAGGAAGAGATGGAGAAGAAGAGGTTTGGGGTGTTGCTGTGCGCGGAAGATTCAGAGTTGGTGAGGAAGAAGTACGGagggtattttggggtttttgtgaGAATGCTGGCGGAGGAAGGTGAAAGGTGGGACGTGTACAGGGTGGCGCGTGGTGAGTTTCCCGATGATGATGAGCTGGCATTATATAACGGATTCGTGATCACTGGCAGTTGCAACGACGCACATGGCAATGACCCTTGGATCCATCAACTCCTTAACCTCCTTCAAAAACTCAACTCCATCAACAAGAAGGTTCTTGGCATTTGCTTTGGTCACCAG ATACTTGGTCGTgcattgggagggaaagtgtgtCGCTCTCCATCCGGTTGGGACATTGGTATCAGAACCGTAAACTTGTCATCATCTTCATCTCTCAAGCTTCCATCAAAGCTCTCAATAATTGAATGCCATCGTGACGAG ATATGGGAGTTGCCTCCAAAAGCAGAGGTGATAGCATGGTCAGAAAAGACAGGAATTGAAATGTTTAGATACGGAGATCATATAATGGGAATTCAAGGGCATCCTGAATACACAAAAGACATTCTTTTTCATCTCATTGACCGTCTTACTCAACACAATTATATCCACCAAGATTTTGCTATGGAGTCAAGGCTTAAGGTTGCAATGTGGGAGCCAGATAAGGACTCATGGAAAAGAATCTGTGTTAGTTTTCTTAAGGGTCCATtgtaa
- the LOC112714796 gene encoding uncharacterized protein yields MPRRSSGGRSARPAPRAAPRPAPVHQAPAPAPAPAQSGGGSMLGGIGSTIAQGMAFGTGSGVAHRAVDAIMGPRTIEVVGNDAAAAAAAPVPTANSMDACNIHSKAFQDCINSYGSDISKCQFYMDMLAECRKNSGAPMSA; encoded by the exons ATGCCTCGCCGCAGCTCCGGTG GAAGATCTGCTCGCCCAGCTCCACGTGCAGCTCCACGTCCTGCTCCAG TTCACCAAGCTCCTGCTCCTGCTCCTGCTCCTGCTCAGAGCGGTGGTGGATCTATGCTTGGAGGTATTGGATCTACAATAGCCCAAG GAATGGCTTTTGGCACTGGAAGTGGTGTGGCACATAGGGCTGTGGATGCAATCATGGGACCCCGAACAATTGAAGTCGTTGGGAAtgatgctgctgctgctgctgctgccccTGTACCTACCGCTAATAGTATGGATGCATGCAACATTCACTCAAAGGCATTCCAGGAT TGCATCAACAGCTATGGAAGCGATATTAGCAAGTGCCAGTTTTACATGGACATGCTTGCAGAATGCAGAAAGAACTCTGGTGCCCCAATGAGTGCTTGA
- the LOC112714797 gene encoding uncharacterized protein codes for MLGGIGSTIAHGMGLGTGSAVAHRAMDAIMGPQTIDVVGKDAAAAPVPPANSMDACNIQSEAFQDCINSYGSDISRCQFYMDMLAECRKNNGAPMSA; via the exons ATGCTTGGGGGTATTGGATCTACAATAGCCCATG GAATGGGTTTGGGCACTGGAAGTGCTGTGGCACATAGGGCTATGGATGCAATCATGGGACCGCAAACAATTGATGTCGTTGGGAAAGATGCTGCTGCTGCCCCTGTACCTCCCGCTAATAGTATGGATGCATGCAACATTCAGTCAGAGGCATTTCAGGAT TGCATCAACAGCTATGGAAGCGATATTAGCAGGTGCCAGTTTTACATGGACATGCTTGCAGAATGCAGAAAGAACAATGGTGCCCCAATGAGTGCTTGA